The window AGCATAGGCAATTCCAATTTCGTCTTGAGTATACAGGCTCGCTAGAGGAGAAAAGGGTACAACTTGGTCAAGACGAAACGGTCGTTCCACTCGATCTGGGTGATATGGTTCAGCTATACACACATCGACGGTGATAGTACCACGCCTCCACGGCAGCATGCCTCGACGAATAGAAATTAAGAAAGCCCTCTTGGGTTTGAACACACCTTCCATAGTGAGAGAATAGGGGTTCCAAACAATATTCTTAGAGTCATCGAGGAAAGCATGTGCCTCTTTAGGAGTAAAATGACGTGGCGTCTTAAACATGGTGTTCACCATATTAGGTTGTACCGCCAAAATTCTGGAGCTTAGGAAATTTGGCGTTTTTGCTCTGTTTCCATAGGGTTTCTTGAGGTACACGCCCATCCATCCAGCAAGGTAGTGAACCGGCCAAATCCTATGTATGAATGAGGGGCCAATCGGATGAGTACAAATCCGCCGAAGTGAGTAATAAAGGGAGCAAAGAGCAGGTGGGCCCGAAGAGATGCGTCGTCCTAGTGAAATCCATGCCGCCATCACTAATACCCCAGGGCGAATATATGGCCCACCACCAACAACGACGTAGCGGCAAAGCCATATGGCAAGAAAAGCCGCGGTGTACACGCGCTGGTCTTCTAAGCTCTTGGTAGCAAAGGAGTTTACTCCACTATTGTGAAAGAAATCACACCATTCCTTGAAACCTACTTTGCCACCCACAGCAAGCTTGGTCCAAATTTCTAGGAGCTGAGGCAGGAAGTTGGGGTACAAAAGAGTCGAAGGATCCAACTCATCAGCTAGGGGAACATATTCTTCATAAGGTTCACCATCAAGGGGCAACCCCGCAATCTGATGCATATCAAGAAGTGTGACTGTACGCTCGCCAGACGAGAACAAAAACGTGTTGGTGTTGGGAGAAGGGGAGACAAAATAGTCGCCTAAAGAGCAATAAATGGCTCCATAGACATAATCCACACCTTCCTCACTCCCCTTCAGATGGGTATGATATTTCTTCAAGACATTAGTACCCCATTCAAGATACCCAAGAGGCATTGGAGCGTATTCAACCTCATGATTCTTCCAGCCTAAACCTTTGGATATCATATGTGTCCCAAGGGTTGAAGCTTCATCAAGTCTGGGCCCAGGTGCAGGAGGTTGATAACAACGAGCTGAGAAAGATGGCCCTGCCGTCCATCCACGTGGTCCAAGCTCAGGATGGCCGTGTGGTACGCCTAACTTCGTAATCACTGGATTGGCTAGCTCACTAGTATCAGGTTCAAATAGGTGTTTTTTGGCCAACTGTGATAAAGGCATTCTACATGATTCAGACGAAGATGGTGTCGTGGCTTCCTCCATCTATATGCAAGGAAAATATGCATGTTGATATACGTATGAAATTACAGGAAGTTAAGAATAGTACATGAAAGTGCAAGATTAAATATCATACCAAGGTGGAAGAGATGATCCCGAGGTACGCAGTCTGCAACGAGAGATAGTATCTACAATAAAAAGCATTTCAATATTTGAATTTGATGCATAAAAAAGGGAATATGAGAAACACGAAACAGGTGCGCCTGATTGAAAATATTCCTCATCCCCCAAAAAATAGTAACATCACCGTCGAACGACAGACCAAGCCCATATATAGGCTTGCCAGAACGCCGACGGTG is drawn from Triticum dicoccoides isolate Atlit2015 ecotype Zavitan chromosome 4A, WEW_v2.0, whole genome shotgun sequence and contains these coding sequences:
- the LOC119285745 gene encoding uncharacterized protein LOC119285745 isoform X1, with product MEEATTPSSSESCRMPLSQLAKKHLFEPDTSELANPVITKLGVPHGHPELGPRGWTAGPSFSARCYQPPAPGPRLDEASTLGTHMISKGLGWKNHEVEYAPMPLGYLEWGTNVLKKYHTHLKGSEEGVDYVYGAIYCSLGDYFVSPSPNTNTFLFSSGERTVTLLDMHQIAGLPLDGEPYEEYVPLADELDPSTLLYPNFLPQLLEIWTKLAVGGKVGFKEWCDFFHNSGVNSFATKSLEDQRVYTAAFLAIWLCRYVVVGGGPYIRPGVLVMAAWISLGRRISSGPPALCSLYYSLRRICTHPIGPSFIHRIWPVHYLAGWMGVYLKKPYGNRAKTPNFLSSRILAVQPNMVNTMFKTPRHFTPKEAHAFLDDSKNIVWNPYSLTMEGVFKPKRAFLISIRRGMLPWRRGTITVDVCIAEPYHPDRVERPFRLDQVVPFSPLASLYTQDEIGIAYAFWSHLLSLAPEEFHYFPDDDRVGNSSVAWANWWKKFLKPFADILDQLCNGNMTRKTPYDVRIKNKRALQHNIRPRPLSDKDFMVVRRVSMEHRDQHVQSLEKAETPITDQWRLVLYNYLNDVVAAQPVNSKELRRGNVLKQNAIAGSSSAHPLSVDNDISDTTPSASEKRRRQSTPSHVEQEARLPLMRTLDLAQASNFSEPITLDGPSLDVEFSNFVSGEDFSHVLTGEKDHGLGDLFDLSVEDCTFGECGTSRLPSSPGVAETVLPTPSALDFLSTLPGCEQESYHSQDPVMMVVSGKAHRWTAALSKTHL